The DNA region CTGCCCAAGCCCTCAACCTCTCCTTCGTAATAGCGCTCGGCTTGGGCTACTTCCTCCCGAACTTCGGTAGCGAAGCGGACTTCCATCTAGCATCGCACGAAACCCCGAAAAAACTCTTCCTCGCTGAGTCCTGGATCAGATCCGCTTGCGAGCGCAGCAAACCGTTCCTCCGCAAGTGCAATCCATTCCGTCTCTAATTCACTTAATTCTTGATTGTGAACGCTTTGGAAGAGATGGTTCGCCAAAGTCTCTCGATCAGATGCAGAGAGATTTAAGGCCTTCTCTTCTATTTCTTTTAGCTCCGGCGACACGATTAAAACCTATCAGATATCAAACGACCGTCAATAGGCTCTTTTGTGGAGAACGTCGAGGAAAGACAACCCGCCAGTGAGGCCCTGAGTCCGTATGATCTTTAGAGTTTGTCGGGATGGACATCGGGTTGACCTGCTCCGCCTGGATGGCTCCCTCAGTCTTTCGATAGATCCCGGATGATCTTTCTTGCCAGCATCTCATTGATTTCTCTATGACGTGGAATCGGGTGAGTCGCTCCAGTATTGGGGTTGTGGTAGATGTCGTGTTTCCCTCCGTGCCGAAGCAATTCGCTTGATTAGATCCCTGCGCTTCACCCGACTTCGA from Verrucomicrobiota bacterium includes:
- a CDS encoding type II toxin-antitoxin system HicA family toxin, whose translation is MLRHGGKHDIYHNPNTGATHPIPRHREINEMLARKIIRDLSKD